In Runella sp. SP2, the genomic window AATGTTTCCGCGACGAAGACCTTCGCGCCGACCGTCAGCCTGAATTTACGCAAATCGACTGCGAAATGTCGTTTGTGACGCAGGAAGATGTATTGCAAATGTTTGAAGGATTGATTCGTCATTTATTCAAAGCTGTTAAAGGCATTGACCTTCCTGAAGTACCTCGTATGACCTACGCAACGGCCATGAAAAAGTATGGTTCGGACAAACCCGACGTGCGTTTTGGCATGGAGTTCGTGGAGTTGAAGGGCGATATTGATTTGATTTCGGGTAAAAACTTTGCGGTTTTTGATGCGGCTGAATTGGTCGTAGGAATTTGTGCCAAAGGTTGTGCCGACTACACCCGCAAGCAAATCGACGAGTTGACAGAATGGGTAAAACGTCCTCAAATCGGTGCCAAAGGGCTAGTGTACGCGCGTTACAACGCTGACGGAACCATCAAGTCGTCGGTAGATAAATTTTACAGTGAAGAAGACCTCAAAAAATGGGCCGAGGCGTTTGGTGCCGAACCTGGCGACTTGTTCTTGATTTTGGCGGGTGAAGCCAATAAAACCCGTAAGCAACTCAACGAACTTCGTTTAGAAATGGGTAGCCGTTTGGGCTTGCGCAATCCTGATGAGTACAAAGTGCTTTGGGTCGTTGATTTCCCACTGTTGGAGTACGGCGAAGAGGAACAACGTTGGTTTGCGATGCACCATCCGTTTACTAGCCCCAAACCCGAAGACATTCCGTTGTTGTCAACCGATTTAGGCGCGGTTCGTGCCAATGCCTATGACATGGTGATCAACGGAACGGAAGTAGGTGGAGGCTCCGTGCGGATTTTCCAACGTCCGTTACAGATGCAAATGTTTGAAATCTTGGGCTTTACGCCTGAGGAAGCCAAAGCACAATTTGGATTCTTGATGGATGCGTTTGAGTTTGGAGCGCCGCCGCACGCGGGTATCGCCTTTGGCTTCGACCGTTTGTGTTCAATCTTTGGAGGGGCAGATTCGATTCGCGACTTTATTGCGTTCCCGAAAAACAACTCTGGCCGCGACGTGATGATTGATTCTCCATCGACGATTGATCAAAAACAACTAGACGAACTAAAAATCGCTACAAAATAAGTCAGACAGTAGTCAGACTGTAAAATAAGTCAGACGGTAGTCAGACTTTTAAGTAGCATCGGTCTGACTGTCGTCTGACCTAGTCGCTAAGTCAGACGGTAGTCAGACTTTAGCTATAGTAAGTGGCATCGGTCTGATTATCGTTTGACCTAGTCATCAGTCAGACTTTAGCTATGTAAGTAGCATCGGTCTGACTGTCGTCTGACCTGGTCGAAACTCCTCACTGAACTTACTCAGTGAGGAGTTTTTGTTTTAGAAACCCGCTTGTTTGTACAGCGAAACAATAGGAGAGCTAAACGACCCACTTACTTGCAAGGTATCGGGAAAAGCCTTGTAGTATTTGTAGCTTACCACAAGTGATACGTTAAAATGCCCTTTTGAAAGTTAAAAAGTCAATTCTACGTCTTAAATTGCGCCATTCGTCCCATTTTTCGGAAGTAAAACAATAAATTTTGCCAACTTCGAGTTTTTAAGTATCAATTTGTGATTAACAATACGCATTTAACAGCCCAAACCATCCAATATGAGCTTCTTTGAACGTGTCAAAGCCTATTTTAGTCGCGATAACTTTCAAAAAGACCCTGAATTGGTGTCTTTTGATGAATTGGAGCCACCCAAGGTAGCTGCTCCAATGCCTGCGCCCGTAACGGCGACTATGCCTACGTTACCCACTACGGGTTCTAGCATGCCTTCCGTGGTTGCGACTCCGTCACAACCTTTGTTTGCGGAAGAACCTCAGTCGGAGACAAAATTGTGGGTGATGACGCCCCCTAGCCAAAAAATTGAATGGCCAACTTGGCTGGAAGACGAAACCCTGCTGCGCGATGAAGGGGTAATTTTTGGTTTGTCCGAATCGAAAGCGGAGGAAAAGGTGGCCATTATCCGTAATTATTTTGTCCACCAAACGGCCGATTGGGAACGGGAAGTGGAGCGTCACGGGGAGAAAATTCAGGAATTGAACCTTTTTATTGAGCAAAAAGAAAATCGTATCAACGAGCTCAAAGAAAAATGTTCGGATATGGAAAGCCGCAACCACGACGGCGAGCACCAATTGCCCCGTACGATTGTAGGTTTGTCCTTTTCGGCGGCAATGTGCGTGGGAAATTATTTTCTAATTGACGATACCTTGCGCCCGTTGTACCCCAATAGTCAATGGATTGCAGTCGGGGTATTTTTGGCGGGGATGTTCAACCTGTTTGGACGGGTGTCGTTGTTTCACGATACTGAAAGCAACGTGTCGTGGCGGCGAATGCTCGAAGAGGTGGGGATGCCGTTTGCTGCTGCCTTGTTTGTGTTTGTACAGGCTGTCCAAAATCAAGGTGTTTGGCGGGCTGGCGCGTTGTTTGTCTTTGTGTTTTTCTTGTTTTTGTTTGCGGGAAAATTGTTGTTAAGCAACATCACCGTATTGCGAAATGACTTGAAAATATGGTTGACAGGAACAAATTTGAAGAAAGAAAAATCAACCAAAACAGAAACTTGGGACGGCGAAGTAGCGCGACTAACGGCAGAAATCGACGCTTTACGGGTGCAGAAATGGCAGATTTTGCCCAATCTCAACAAAGCTGAGGCCGAAGTAGCCCGTTTGAACGCCCGCCGCGATGCGCTTATCAAATTGTTTGAAAGTGAGTTTTACTTGGCACGTCAACTTCGCGACCGACTAACGGATAAGCAATGGCGTGAGTTTGAAAAAGGATTTGAGTAGGTGCTTTTTATTTAGCCAAAAACAACCATGGAAGAGAACCAACAACATACCGAAAAACCTGATTTTTTGCACGGCTATAATAGCGGTGTTGAAGGGTCGGAAAACCGAAATCCGTACGAAAGCTATTTGTCAAGCGAAATACATTACAATTGGCTGGTGCAACGAGTTAATGACCGCCGCAATGAAGTGCAGCGGGTTGAAAATCAGATAGAAGAGACGACGATAAAACGCAAGGTGGCGTACGACCATCTGCAAGAGTTTGTCCAGCGTTTTACCAAATCGAGCAAACGTTTGGCCGATTTAGTCATGCAACGTGACCAAATTGACGAAGAAACTGAGGCACTTCGCAACCGCCGTAAACAAACACAGTCGGAGTACTCGCTGCTGGCGGGCTTGTTTTTCTTTGCGGCAGGTTTGGCTTTTGTGTTTGGCGATTTGATCATCTCGCACGAAATTGTGGCCTATGCCCTCAACATCCGCAACAACTACGAAGCCTGGGCGTTTGCCATTGGCTTGGCCATGATTTCTATTTTGCTCAAACCCGCCTACGACCGCCTCATTGAAAAACCTTATACCGACCAACATACGCAGCAAGCGCGCTCGCGTTATGCGTGGTTTAAGGTGGGCTTGGCAGGATTTGCGATTGTGACATTGGGGATTTTGGGCTGGTTCCGTTACGAGGCGTACCGCACTGATAAACTCAAAGAAGCGATTAATAAGTCGGTGAAAAACTTGCAGCTAAACGCTACGCCGCTCGACCCAACGGCTTCAATTTCGCCCGCGCAGCAGCAAGCGTTGTTGCAAAAAATTGAACAACAATTGCTACGTTCCGACGAGTTGAATTTAGGGTTGGTCAACAGCCCGTGGGCGTTGGCATCGTTTGTTTTGAGCGGGATTTTGTTTGCTTTAGCGGGTGCTGTTTCGTTGGGAATGGCCTTGCCCGTTTTGCAAAACTTCTGGTACCGCTGGTTACAAATCGACCCGCGTTTGGGACGCTTGCGTCGTCGCCGTAAAAAATTGGTAAAAGAAATTGAAGGTGCCGAAAAAGAAGTGGCTGAGGATACGACTCAGAAGGATATTTTGACGCATGAGCTAGAAATACTCCCTAATTTGGACGACCTACGCGCCGAACGCCTCAAACTTCGTAATGAGCTTGATGAATTGATTGAAACTACGCGTTTGGCCCAAACGGATAGCCGAATCGCGTCTTTCAACGATGGTTATGCAAAAGGTGAAATTGCGCGCGAATTGATGAACGAAGAGGAGTTTACGCAGTTTAGAAATTCGGTGATGAATACGCATAATTTGGCCTTAAAAGCGGCAACCGCCGCCGACCGCAGCATCAATTATCTCACCACAGGTTCGGGCAAAAAAGGCAATTCACTTCGCCCGCACCAAATGATTCGGAAAATGATTACCGATGAATTTCGAGGAGAAGGAGAATAAGGCACAAGTGTCGAGGGGAGAGTGAGGAGTGTCGAATAAATACTTTTTAATCAAAAAAGGAGGGCTAGCCCTCCTTTTTTGATGCTTAATTGATGGCTTGACCTTGTTCTAGCTTTTTAATCATGGCTTCGACGCTGGTTTTGTTGAGGGCGTCGGGAGCTTGGGGAAGCGCGGCTTTCATGTATTCTAACGCTTTTTTGCTGTCGCCAACGGCCGAATAACCACGCGCTAAACCTACGTTGGTGGTAAATTTGTTGGGATTTTTATCATAATTCACCTTGAATACCTCAAAGGCTTCTCGAGCGCGTTTGGCTGCCAGCAAGGTTCGGGCATATTGGTGGAGTTCGTTCATCGAGCCTAGCGGTAGGGCTTCCTTCATAAGGGCGTCGGCATCGGCGGTTTTGTTCATCTTTAACAACACGCCCGCTTTGGCGCTCAAGGTTTGGAAGTTTTTTTGCCCGATAAAAGGAGCTGAAATGCCTTGGTCGGCCCAAGCCAATGCTTTGTCTAAGGCAATGTTATGGTGAACGCAGTAATTGGCGGCTTCTACAAAAGCCTGCCACGCAAACCCAGGCGTGTTGCGAAGTTCGTTGGCAAAAGTGGCTACTTGCGCGGCGTGAACGTCGGTTTCTACCTTGAACGCAATCTGGCGTTTTTCCCACTGCATTGCTACGGTTACGCCGTTTTCGGTTTGGTCAATGAACTCGTATTTGAGCCATTCCACGCTTTGGGGAAGCGATTGGTTTTTGACTGCCACACGCAGGGCATCTTCGGCGGGGTCGTAGTAAAAACTACCCCAAGAGGTATGGTTTTTTGAAAAAATGAGGGTGGTTTCGTCCGCGCCTAGTATCATGTGGAGGCCGTAGGTGCCCGCAGGTAGGTCTTTTCCTTCGATTTTGACGGGGTAGGAGAACGAAATGGCCGTGTTTTCGTTGGCACCTGCGCGCCATGGAGCGGCTTTACTTGTACCAAAACCCAAGTCATTGAGGCCATAAGGGGCAATGGGCGTTCCCCAAATTTTTCCCTCACGACCTTTGACCCCAGGACGATGATAAGAAATGTCGATTTTGACTACGCCAACATATTCAGAAACAAAGGCTTTTTTATTGCCACCGTCGGGGGCGGTAGTGAGGCGGCCTTGGGCATGAAGCAGGGCGTAGGCACTAGCAATGTACCAGCTAAAAAGAAGGAAGAGACGTTTCATGGAAGATGAAGTTTTGTTTTCCTGCGAAGTAGAACAAAATTACTAGCATCTACATCCCCCTTTTTGGGGTATTTTGGGATGACCTTGAAAAGGCTATTCTAATTTCTCAATGGTTGCCCCAAAAGAAAAAGTTAATGTTTCTTTATAATTTTCATGCTTCCATTTGTTATTCCAACTTGAAATCGCACTTCTTTTGGGAGAAGTTAAAGTATATCTATACATAGGTGTTATTCGCTCAATAGATTTCAATTTAATTTTTTTTGAGTCTTTTAGTGTGTATCTTCCATATTCATGGTCACGAATTGCTATATATTCTCCTTTTTTGTCTATATACCCAATGCTCTCCATACTTATCCAAAAACCGCTATCTGGAGCTTTTAAATTATATTTTAATAAATCAAATTCAATATTTTTTTCTTTTGGTGCAATGTCAATTGTTATATTTTCATTTAATAAATCTTCTTTAGGTAACATTTTAACTGTATCATTTGTGTAGATTCTCAACCGTATTCTGAAGAACTGAATTTGCTCGTTATCTTTAGGAATAATGCGACAATGAATACTCTTAATAGCCCATTTCTCGTCATTATGAGCAATAAAAGTAGCAATACGCTGGTTAGAGTTAGGGTTGTAGCCATTCTCTCTAAATTCAATGAATGATGTTTTATGGTAGCCAATTTCTTTAGTATTTATTTTACCTCTTTTCCCCTTTACAATAACATCGTTTAATTCAATTGGCCTGCTTTGAAGATAAATTGTGTCTGCTTTTGAAAAAGTACTGTAATCAATAGAAAACTTTAAATAACCTAAGGCAGAAATATAAACGCTGTCTATTGTTTCTCTAGATTTTGAAATACAATAATTTCCATATTCATTAGAGAAAGAACCCATTGGAGTTCTTGAATAATAAATGGTTGCATAGGAAACTGGAGCTTTGCTATTTTTATCTAATATAATGCCACATTTTTCTTGACTAAACAGGTTGTAAGTGTTTACTATAAATAAAAGAAATAAATATCTCATACAAATGTTTGATATAATTGTAGTTACGAGATGCTCTTTAAGCACCTCGTAACTATTTGTAAATTTAACACGATTCAAAGACCATTTCTTCTGACACTAGAAATCCCAGAAAATAGGTTTTTTGCATTCCAAACTTTACACATCCTCCGTTAAAATCTGATTGAGTTCCTAGCCATTCAGTTTCTGACCCAAAAAGCTTTTTAGCATGGGATTCATTGGAAAACCCAACAGTTATTACTGTAGTGATTAGTAAAGCACGTATTAATTGCCCATTCCTTTTTTTCATAATTTACAAATTTTTGAAATATTTGACAATTCTCTTTCTTTATTGGGTAGAGAACTAACAACCCTTTATACTGACTGGCCAGAACAATATCAAAATAATTTTATCTCAATTATATTACTGAAATAACCCTTTAGGCAATACAATTCAATTGAGATACAGCAAACATACAAGGTCTCTTTTCTTTTGACTAGGGAGTTAACCCCTCAGTTTTTGAGGGGTTCGAGTAGGCTTCGGTATCTCAGTGCAAAGCGCAAGAGTGCCCCCTTGCCCGTTTGGTTGAGTTTTTCACCAATGCGGGTTTTACAGGTTTCTACACTTTTGATTTCTATGTGTAGCTTTTGAGCCAATTCTTCGTTTGATGGAGCATCAATAAGTAGAATGAGCAGTTCTAATTCTCGCTGAGTGAGCGTTGTTAGCAAAAGAACTTCTTTGTCTTTTGAAAATGGGCTGTCTTGTAGGTAAAAAAAGATTTTTTGATAGTTAGCTTAGGGTACGGGAAAGCGTTCGAGCAGCTTGCGCCCGTATCAGATGATTCGGAAGATGATTACGGATGATTTGAATGGGGAGAAGGAGTAATTTTGAATAGCAATAAAAGAAATTTTAACACCCCGATAGTGACGAGCTTTCGGGGTGTTATGTTTGGGTTAAAACATTGTTTCTGTAAGGGGCTGTATTCATTTATGTATTACTCTTTTATTTTGAATAATGTGTCTAACCGATTGTACCCACCAAAAATCCCTATTCCACCTTCTATATTGTTAAATACGGGCTGGGGTTCGCGCAGGTTGGGAATTAAGCGATCAGTGTTGTTTTGCCAATTGCTGAAATCTTGGTAGGTTTTGAGATACTTGTACGTATTTTCATCTACTGCTTGATAAAAAACGGCAAGCGAAACTCTATCTGCTTTGAACGCATTGAAGACTCTGATTTCCAATTCATTGGCCTCTTTATCTTGACGGTCAAACAGAGTGTTAGTCGGTGTGCGTATGTAGGGGCCTGTTGGATTGCCAATTTGAGACCTGAAAACAATATCTCTAAGTGAATAATTGAAAATATAATACCGGTTTTTTTCGCTGCTCGGCCAGTTGAACAGGGCAATAAAATCGTCGTTTACTTTCGATTGATTGACAATCGGGACAACCGGGCTGGGGGGAATTCGGCAGGAAGCATTACAAACCGTATTACCTACTTTGACTTGTAGTCTGTATTCTTTTTCAGGTTGAATATCAGCGATTTGATTAGATAGCGTATAGCACTTCCTCGAAGCATTGTAAGTAAACGCGGTCATGCGTATGCCATCAGATATAGTGACTTGTGCCTCACGGATTACGGCCGAATCAGGCCGTAAAATGCTCCCCATTTCCTGACCTCTGTAAACATGAACATATAAAACGGAGTCTTGGGGTGAAATAAAAGAGCTGATCGCGATAAGCTTATTCAATGGGGTTCTTTCAATGTCTACCCCGTTTTCGCAAGAACTTAATACCCCGGTCAGTAATGTTATGAATAGGATACAGCGCATAGTTTTAAAACTTAAAATTGTACGTAACGGATGGTATGACAGGAAACAGTGCCCTTTTTTGCAATGTAATCCTTTGGCCTTTTTCTACAGGGTCATTCTCGGATTTTAAATAATAGTACAATGGGTTCTTTCGATTGTAGGCATTATATAGCCCAACTTCCCATGTACGCTCTCCCCATCGTTTTTGCTTGTGAAATTGAATCGCAATATCCAGTCGGTGAAAAGATTCAGCTCGGAAACTGTTGCGAGAACCCAAATAGTCTACATTATTGATGAACTGATTATCAATTTCCGTAGAAACAAAATAATACCCTTGCGAAACCGTAAGGGCATTGCCCGTAGCATAGACCCAATTGGCCGAGAGGGTTACTTTAGGGGTTAGCTTGTAGGTGGTCACCACTGACGCATCGTGTCGGCGGTCATTACGGGGATAAAAAGGTTTCCCGTTGTTCAAATCAGCAAACTGATGAATGGTCCATGAAAGGGTATAGCCTACCCAACCGGTGAAACGTCCTTTGTTTTTTTGCAATAAAACTTCTGTTCCATACGATAAGCCGTTGCCAAACACCACGTTGTCTTCCCAATTGAGGGCCTTGGCCCCGTCATTCAAAACCAAAAAAGTGGCTCCTTCGCGGTAAGCGGCACTATTTCGCATCCATTTTCGGTAGCTTTCTAAGGTAAGATTCAGCCCAAGAACGGGGAAGGCTTTGACAAATCCAAAGGCAATTTGATCGGCTTGTTGGGGTGGGACACGCTCTGTA contains:
- the aspS gene encoding aspartate--tRNA ligase — translated: MLRTHTCGELRISDVNKEVTLSGWVQRIRDKGGMIWIDLRDRYGITQLMVEEGKTAADIIAKVRELGREFVIQASGTVSERFAKNDKIPTGDIELKLSSLEVLNPAKLPPFLIEDETDGGDELRMKYRYLDLRRNTVRKNLELRHKVAQQTRIFMDAQNFIEVETPVLIKSTPEGARDFVVPSRMNPGEFYALPQSPQTFKQLLMVSGFDRYFQIVKCFRDEDLRADRQPEFTQIDCEMSFVTQEDVLQMFEGLIRHLFKAVKGIDLPEVPRMTYATAMKKYGSDKPDVRFGMEFVELKGDIDLISGKNFAVFDAAELVVGICAKGCADYTRKQIDELTEWVKRPQIGAKGLVYARYNADGTIKSSVDKFYSEEDLKKWAEAFGAEPGDLFLILAGEANKTRKQLNELRLEMGSRLGLRNPDEYKVLWVVDFPLLEYGEEEQRWFAMHHPFTSPKPEDIPLLSTDLGAVRANAYDMVINGTEVGGGSVRIFQRPLQMQMFEILGFTPEEAKAQFGFLMDAFEFGAPPHAGIAFGFDRLCSIFGGADSIRDFIAFPKNNSGRDVMIDSPSTIDQKQLDELKIATK
- a CDS encoding DUF2911 domain-containing protein, which translates into the protein MKRLFLLFSWYIASAYALLHAQGRLTTAPDGGNKKAFVSEYVGVVKIDISYHRPGVKGREGKIWGTPIAPYGLNDLGFGTSKAAPWRAGANENTAISFSYPVKIEGKDLPAGTYGLHMILGADETTLIFSKNHTSWGSFYYDPAEDALRVAVKNQSLPQSVEWLKYEFIDQTENGVTVAMQWEKRQIAFKVETDVHAAQVATFANELRNTPGFAWQAFVEAANYCVHHNIALDKALAWADQGISAPFIGQKNFQTLSAKAGVLLKMNKTADADALMKEALPLGSMNELHQYARTLLAAKRAREAFEVFKVNYDKNPNKFTTNVGLARGYSAVGDSKKALEYMKAALPQAPDALNKTSVEAMIKKLEQGQAIN
- a CDS encoding carboxypeptidase-like regulatory domain-containing protein — protein: MRYLFLLFIVNTYNLFSQEKCGIILDKNSKAPVSYATIYYSRTPMGSFSNEYGNYCISKSRETIDSVYISALGYLKFSIDYSTFSKADTIYLQSRPIELNDVIVKGKRGKINTKEIGYHKTSFIEFRENGYNPNSNQRIATFIAHNDEKWAIKSIHCRIIPKDNEQIQFFRIRLRIYTNDTVKMLPKEDLLNENITIDIAPKEKNIEFDLLKYNLKAPDSGFWISMESIGYIDKKGEYIAIRDHEYGRYTLKDSKKIKLKSIERITPMYRYTLTSPKRSAISSWNNKWKHENYKETLTFSFGATIEKLE
- a CDS encoding LuxR C-terminal-related transcriptional regulator, encoding MLTTLTQRELELLILLIDAPSNEELAQKLHIEIKSVETCKTRIGEKLNQTGKGALLRFALRYRSLLEPLKN
- a CDS encoding DUF4249 family protein, which gives rise to MRCILFITLLTGVLSSCENGVDIERTPLNKLIAISSFISPQDSVLYVHVYRGQEMGSILRPDSAVIREAQVTISDGIRMTAFTYNASRKCYTLSNQIADIQPEKEYRLQVKVGNTVCNASCRIPPSPVVPIVNQSKVNDDFIALFNWPSSEKNRYYIFNYSLRDIVFRSQIGNPTGPYIRTPTNTLFDRQDKEANELEIRVFNAFKADRVSLAVFYQAVDENTYKYLKTYQDFSNWQNNTDRLIPNLREPQPVFNNIEGGIGIFGGYNRLDTLFKIKE